In Anoplopoma fimbria isolate UVic2021 breed Golden Eagle Sablefish chromosome 15, Afim_UVic_2022, whole genome shotgun sequence, the genomic window TTgcagagacatttaaagacatatCAATCCCATATTTCAAAACCAGATGATTTAGACGTTTCTGCTCCCATCAAAAGCTTTTAATCCTGTCGAAAGGACGAGTAAACAAAAGCTTACCAACAAGGCCTAAATTACAGTAAACTAGTTACTAATTAGTGCTAATGATTCATTAAACAGGAAAACTTAAAAGCAATACATAAATGAAAGAGAGTTCCCGAGCACTAGCAGAGCATCAGTATGGGAAAATATTCAGAAATCACTCAAATAATAAGCTCTCAATCGTAGTTTACATCATATCAAATACCGCACCCAACAAAATATTTGATATCTATACTGTCTTGATAACAACATGACCACTGTATGATATGTTTTTATAAGATTTAGTtcaataagtacattttttatatttaaaatccaCTGTTAAGATGTTGCATCTAACAACATGTTCTATAGTTTTCTGATAAACAGTCTGGCAGAACTATGTCGTGAAAATGTGGCCTTTTTTCCAGAGACCTGTCCATTCTCAGTTTCTCTGCAGTTTCACACTGACCACATTTCCATAACAATTGTCCAAGCTAAGCTCATGACTACGAGGCCTAAACTTAGAAGAATAaacctttttctattttttttccaaaatacatCCATCCTTGTTATTTCTGAACCCACTTATCCACTTGTAATAGATACAGTGATAgtacaagctaaaaaaaaacattagtaaAACTGTCTTCTcctaaaaaatattcaaatgttattCTACTCAGCATGGTTAACAGGACAGATGATGAGAGGGGCAGAGTTTTTACCACCCTGATTGTTatagggagagaagagagggaggagtttGTCAGTGAAGGAGCAGCCAGTATAGGCGTAGATAAGACTCGCTGCATCAACGtcataaaaggagaccagaccctcctcataaTCTACAAACACCCCAACCTTCTCAGGCTGAGActccacagagacagagacaagggTCTCAGTAAGAGAACTGAAGACTTTTTCATTATTACACCATAGTGTCCAGTAACCATTCTTAGAGCTCAAATGGAATCGCCCCTTCCTATTGGCTGACTCTCCTGCTACTCCTAAAACCCAATCAGTCTTCCCTTTAACCTGAACCTCAAAGTAAAATCTTCCTGTAGAAACAGACTGCTTCCCTAAGACACAGATACAAGTAGAAAATTTCTTTGGGTTATCTGGTAGATTCTTCTCTACAAGACCGTGATGAACTTGTTTCCCatcttcagacaggatgagCCAGGGATTTGCTGTATCAGGATCCAGAGTGACGTCCACTGCAAACTGCTGGACGGTCTTCAGCTCAAACTCTGTGAGCAGCTTATTCGTCTCATTTTTGAGCATCTCCAGCAACTGAGCCAAAGTTCTGCTGTTCCCCTCATATGAAGCTGGACCGACTCTGACTTCTGTCCAGTTCTTTGTGGGTGGAGCAGCATTCGGGGACTTGAAGTTCTCGAGGAGGTAAAGGTGGTCTCCTGAGTGTGAGAGCTGCTTCAGCTCAGcactcctcttcttcagctcagaGATTTCCTGGTTCAGCTCTTTGATGAAGCCTTCAGCCCGTTTCGCTGTCGCTCTGTGGTCCTCTTCAATCGTCTTGATGACTTTGTCCTGGTTTCTCTGAATAGCCTCCTTCAGCTTGATGAAGAGAGAGTTTCTGtcttctatctctctctttgcaTTTTCCCTGCTGACCTTGACTGAACGTTTGAACTCTTGAATCTTAAGTCGTCTTTCCTGGATCGTCTGCTGAATTTCAGCTTCTGTCTTCTCAACCTCGACCTTCTGTCTTTGGtattcttctttcagaggaacaacatcATGTGACTTGTGGTCTAGAACAGTgcagagcatgcagacacacatctggTCGGTCTCACAGAACAGCTCCAGAGGTTTATCGTGCTTCGTACACATCCTGCCTTTTAGATCCTCCACAGGgtcgatcagctgatgtcttttCAGGCCTGGCGTTGTCAGGtgaggctccaggtgagtctcacagtaggagaccagacacaccaggcaggacttcagggccttcagtttggttccagtgcagacgtCACAGGGAACGTCTCCTGGTTGGGCAACTTGTTGctttgagctgctgctgctggctttCTTTTGAGCCGACTGTCTAAAGTGAGCAACCATCTCAGAGACAAAAGTATTCACCTGCAGCTCAGGTCTGGTGTAGAACATCATTTTACAGTTGGGACACTTGTAAGGCACATTAATATCCCAGTGTTTAGTGATGCATTCTttacagaagttgtgtccacatggtgtactgactggatcagtgaacacatccagacagatggagcacagaAACTGGTTTTCACAGAGCGAAGTGCCGTCAGCAGACATGTCTACACAATGAGAACAAAAGTGAAAgtgtgaaaaagagaaactaaaatgacaacattctttatcatttgttttaaaaatgtaaaactaaatgtattacAATGTTAGGAGGCAATTCTGTTTTATAGAGCTACATTGCACCTAAATACAATTTTAGTTTCACAAGTTTAAAACTTAGAAATGTCTCACCCTGTATGTGAGCTCAGCTAAAGCTCAGTGTGTGTTAATGCCGGTAGTTTGAACACCGACTATATCATCATCTGTACTCACCAGCGTGCAGAGACTCGGCTGTGTAGTTTAGAAAAGACACCGTGAACTTGTTTTACCGGGAGATTTCTTtccagagaaacacaaagacgCGTCTCAACAGCAGACCTCCGGGTGCTTTATCTAACTGAGTCTGACGTTGACAACTCACCTGCTGTTGCTCCGCCTCTTAATTTAGCTCTTAAGGTGACACAATACATTCAATAGGGAGCTAAATACATCCCCACATTATCTGTGATGCATTACTTTGAGGTCATTTGATTAATTGCAAGTATTTTTGGTAATAtgcacaataaaagcacaatacaaattaaaaaagtaagaaaaaaaagatgtaggtCTATTTTGCTTTCATCACACTTCCTTCTTTCAGACtactggaaagaaaacatcccaaatgcacattttgttagtattttactactttgtctaacTTTATCAAAAGTTACCATTACATAATGTATCAtttgcattattaaaacataacatttcagaaaacttggaacaaaaaataaattctcatAATGTTAGTAATCAACTGGTAGAGTTTCATAATGATATCtatcagtttaattaaagcaTGGCTGCAGACGGTTTGCAAAATGTGCTAATTTTGCAGATATGAAACTTAAAGCACATGATACAAATGctaaaatatacagaaaaaatgACCATACTTATATATTTGCCGAGGCATTTAAAGACATATCAATCCCATATTTCAAAACCAGATGATTTAAAAGTTTCTGTTCACATCAAAAGCTTTTAATCCTGTCTATAGGACTGGTAAACCGAACCTTACCAACAAGGCCTAACTTACAGTAAACTAGTTACTAATTAGTGCTAATGATTCATTAAACAGGAACACTTAAAAGCAATACATAAATGAAGGACTGTTTCTGAGCACTAGCAGAGCATCAGCATtggaaaatattcagaaaacacACGCATAAGCTCTTATTTTCAGTTTACGTCACATCAAATACTGActccaacaaaaaaatgatattcatacAGTCTTGATAACAACATGACCACTCTATGCTATGTTTTTATAAGTTTACTAGTTCAATGAATATAATTCTTATGTTTAAAATCCACTGTTAAGATGTATCTAACAATATGTTCTATGGTTTTCTGATAAACTATGTTGGGAAAATTGAGTCAAAGAAACTGTAGAAGAACTATTGAGACATTTAAACAGAaatcagagaggaagagacagaaacagtgaACAAGATTAATTAAACTCACGTTATTAGATGTTCCAGCACGTTCTCCTCTCAGGTATGAAGATGAATTAGTGAATGTGATGGTCCTCCACTCCTCTGTTCATCTGCTGTTAGCATTATTAGCAACACTGGAAACATGCCAACACTCCGGTTTATGtcatttaaatactgttttcattGTCTTTTGTCGGCTGTGAGGCCAGAGACTGACTGGCTACTCAATTCACTTCAGGGCTTATTTTACAGAGATCTGTCCATTCTCAGTTTCTCATCAGTTTCACACTGACCACATTTACGTAACATGCTACTTAATGGCATGTACTATTTAATAATGAAGCAATTTACCTGTGTTTTTCCCTTGTTGGTCTTCAGCATGGGTGTAATGCCATGTTTGACCTCACAGGCTGGATGAGATTTACCATCCGTTACTAGGGGGGCGCTGTTTCACTCATTTgaggaaacttaaaaaaatatattgtttacatGAAGAAGAGATGATACGATGGAAACCAACACTTTTTTTAGCCTTCCAAATATTATCTAAGTCAAACATTTACAGtgttgaaaatacaaaacattatgtACAGAATTTgattaaagtaaaaattaaaatagtagaaactaaaatatgaacaaTCACTGTCTAGGCTAAAGCCAGATGACAACTTCATTAATATCGCTGTTTATGTGACAAAGACATAAACTATCAAATATTTTTAGTAGGATAATCATTTAAAGAACCCCAGAGAGGAAATCTTatctatttattaaaatgacagCGTATACAATTTTTCCAGTATTCTTTGCACTCCCACACAATATTACAATATACTTTGTAGAATCAGAGAGGGATTATTTCCAAAGATatttgcacatacaaggaatttggcttgaTGATTGGTATACGACAATAAACAGTGCAGTAGTATAAGACAtgattataaagaaaaatacaaatatttacaatGGACCAtgaaatacatacaaacaaacaatgaaaggGTAGGTTCAATTATCTCTGATATTATAgtgttttgtgtatatttaactgattatatataaagtgtgtatataatataatatatatatatagtgtgtatataatataatgctatatattatatacacactttttcacattttcttgctTGTACATagtgggtgtgtgtttatgttgacCCTTCGGTAGACAGGTAAATATAGGAAAATTAAAAGAACAAGAACCAAGAAATCAACTTGCACACCAAATTAATCAAACAACATAACTCTGCTAGATGAAAATGAACAATTATCTAAGTTAAGCTTGTGACCAAGAGGCCTATACTTACAATAAATAAGTTTTCTTCAGAATTCCTATCACATACTTCCATACTTGTTATTTCTTAACCTGCTTATCCACTTGTGATAGATACAGTCATCatgaatgcaaaaaataaaaaaaaaaatcaatggttATTCTACTCAGCATGGTTAACAGGACAGATGATGAGAGGGGCAGAGTTTTTACCACCCTGATTGGTAGAGGGACAGAAGAGTGGGAGGAGTTTGTCAGTGAAGGAGCAGCCAGTAAAGGCGTAGATAAGACTCGCTGCATCAACGtcataaaaggagaccagaccctcctcataaTCTACAAACACCCCAACCTTCTCAGGCTGAGactccacacagacagagacaggggtcTCAGTAAGAGCACTGAAGACTTTTTCATTAATACACCATAGTGTCCAGTAACCATTCTTACAGCTCAAATGGATTAGCCCATTTCTATTGGCTGACTCTCTTGCTACTCCTAAAACCCAACCAGTCTTCCCTTTAACCTGAACCTCAAAGTAAAACCTTCCTGTAGAAACAGACTGCTTCCCTAAGACATAGATAGAAGTAGAAAATCTCTTTGGAGTATCT contains:
- the LOC129103940 gene encoding E3 ubiquitin-protein ligase TRIM21-like, whose product is MSADGTSLCENQFLCSICLDVFTDPVSTPCGHNFCKECITKHWDINVPYKCPNCKMMFYTRPELQVNTFVSEMVAHFRQSAQKKASSSSSKQQVAQPGDVPCDVCTGTKLKALKSCLVCLVSYCETHLEPHLTTPGLKRHQLIDPVEDLKGRMCTKHDKPLELFCETDQMCVCMLCTVLDHKSHDVVPLKEEYQRQKVEVEKTEAEIQQTIQERRLKIQEFKRSVKVSRENAKREIEDRNSLFIKLKEAIQRNQDKVIKTIEEDHRATAKRAEGFIKELNQEISELKKRSAELKQLSHSGDHLYLLENFKSPNAAPPTKNWTEVRVGPASYEGNSRTLAQLLEMLKNETNKLLTEFELKTVQQFAVDVTLDPDTANPWLILSEDGKQVHHGLVEKNLPDNPKKFSTCICVLGKQSVSTGRFYFEVQVKGKTDWVLGVAGESANRKGRFHLSSKNGYWTLWCNNEKVFSSLTETLVSVSVESQPEKVGVFVDYEEGLVSFYDVDAASLIYAYTGCSFTDKLLPLFSPYNNQGGKNSAPLIICPVNHAE